In the Kaistella sp. 97-N-M2 genome, one interval contains:
- the speB gene encoding agmatinase, giving the protein MQTYAGIPEENATLENSKVMLVTVPYDGTSTWGKGADKGPELFLDASENMELYDIETNTEPYLEGVYIGGDITEKSSPEAMTEAVYQKTKELLSNEGKLFTLFGGEHSVSIGSIRAVGEKFENLTVLQLDAHTDLRPDFHGSTSNHACAVYEASKKHNLVQVGIRSCDIEEMEHVNKEQCFWAHEIAKKEDWIDDVLEKVSGNVYITIDLDAFDPSIAPSTGTPEPGGLQWYPTLELLKKVFEKCNVVAFDIVELMDSPMPKPTAFLAAKLYYKMLAYYHISKGQ; this is encoded by the coding sequence ATGCAAACTTACGCCGGCATTCCCGAAGAAAATGCAACCCTCGAAAACTCCAAAGTAATGCTCGTCACTGTTCCCTACGACGGCACTTCAACCTGGGGAAAGGGCGCGGACAAGGGCCCGGAACTTTTTTTAGATGCTTCCGAAAATATGGAACTTTACGACATCGAAACCAATACCGAGCCGTATTTGGAGGGCGTTTACATTGGCGGCGACATTACCGAAAAATCTTCGCCGGAAGCCATGACGGAAGCAGTTTATCAAAAAACAAAAGAGCTTTTGAGCAACGAAGGTAAATTATTCACGCTTTTTGGCGGCGAACATTCCGTTTCCATCGGCTCCATTCGTGCGGTGGGAGAAAAATTCGAAAACCTGACCGTTTTGCAGCTCGACGCTCACACGGATTTGCGTCCGGATTTTCACGGGTCCACGTCCAATCATGCGTGTGCAGTGTACGAAGCGAGCAAAAAACACAATTTGGTGCAGGTCGGAATCCGGTCCTGCGACATCGAAGAAATGGAACATGTGAACAAAGAGCAATGTTTCTGGGCACATGAAATCGCTAAAAAAGAAGACTGGATTGATGATGTTCTGGAAAAAGTTTCCGGTAATGTTTATATTACCATCGATTTAGATGCGTTCGATCCCTCTATCGCGCCATCAACCGGAACACCAGAACCAGGAGGTTTACAATGGTATCCCACTTTAGAATTATTGAAAAAAGTCTTCGAAAAATGCAACGTAGTTGCGTTTGATATTGTAGAATTAATGGATTCGCCGATGCCGAAGCCAACTGCGTTCCTAGCGGCGAAACTCTACTACAAAATGTTGGCGTATTACCACATTTCTAAAGGCCAGTAA
- a CDS encoding CocE/NonD family hydrolase, protein MKKSFTFMFLLLMMFTWAQKTADNTFIKENYTKKEVYIPMRDGVKLFTSIYIPNDISKNKKYPFLMQRTCYSVAPYGENEFRNGLGPNPYLMKDEYIFVYQDVRGRYMSEGTFTNMTPQVDHKTKKDVDESTDTYDTIEWLLKNIDNNNKKVGQYGTSYPGFYTAAGILSDHPALVASSPQAPISDFWNDDFLHNGKFMLGYFRTFPVFGVQKTKPEKDGWFMDSFIKPTSDDGLKFYREMGTLKDGYEKYYKNNFFMTEIMNHPNYDEYWQKRSLLPHLKNVKHAVMTVGGWFDAEDLSGPLNIYKTIEKTSPKAKNTIVMGPFSHGAWARETGKAFHNDIYFGDSIATYYQKNLETKFFNHYLKGDTKTDAGIPEAVMFDTGSMQWREFAQYPPKNAQKVSFYLADGTLKNASSNSVSEYYSDPSNPVLSSANLKDFNGFTPRNYMSEDQRFAEGRPDVVTFTTDALTEDLTFGGEILAKLNIASTSTDADFAVKLIDVYPEDFVPKEKKDGVIYSNYHQMVRSEIMPARFRNSREKPEALVPNQKTAVTFRLQDVMHTFKKGHKIQIQISSTWFPLFAVNPQKFMDNPNFATKEDYTKAFIKIFGDSSLEVDVLK, encoded by the coding sequence ATGAAAAAATCCTTCACCTTCATGTTCCTGCTTTTGATGATGTTTACATGGGCTCAAAAGACCGCGGACAACACTTTTATTAAAGAAAATTACACAAAAAAAGAGGTCTACATTCCGATGCGGGACGGCGTGAAATTGTTTACGTCGATTTACATTCCGAACGATATTTCGAAAAATAAAAAATATCCATTTTTGATGCAGCGCACCTGTTACAGCGTGGCACCTTACGGCGAAAATGAATTCCGCAACGGCCTGGGACCGAACCCGTATCTCATGAAGGACGAATATATTTTTGTTTATCAGGATGTCCGCGGTAGATATATGAGCGAAGGAACATTCACGAACATGACGCCGCAGGTAGATCACAAGACTAAAAAAGATGTAGATGAAAGCACCGATACCTACGACACGATTGAATGGCTATTGAAAAACATTGATAACAACAACAAAAAAGTCGGGCAATACGGAACGTCGTACCCCGGATTTTATACGGCTGCGGGAATTCTGTCTGATCATCCGGCCTTGGTAGCATCCTCACCACAGGCTCCGATTTCCGATTTCTGGAATGACGATTTTCTGCACAACGGCAAGTTTATGTTGGGTTATTTCCGAACTTTTCCTGTATTTGGTGTACAGAAAACAAAACCAGAAAAAGACGGCTGGTTTATGGATTCGTTCATCAAACCGACTTCGGATGATGGTCTGAAATTTTACCGTGAAATGGGAACCTTAAAGGATGGCTACGAAAAATATTATAAAAATAATTTCTTCATGACGGAAATTATGAACCATCCAAACTACGATGAGTACTGGCAAAAACGGAGCTTGCTTCCACATCTTAAAAATGTAAAACATGCGGTAATGACCGTGGGCGGCTGGTTTGACGCGGAAGATCTTTCCGGACCTTTAAACATCTACAAAACCATTGAAAAAACAAGTCCGAAAGCGAAGAATACAATCGTGATGGGACCCTTTTCTCACGGAGCCTGGGCGCGCGAAACCGGAAAGGCTTTTCATAACGACATTTATTTTGGCGACAGTATTGCAACGTATTACCAAAAAAATCTGGAGACAAAATTCTTTAACCATTATTTAAAAGGCGACACAAAAACAGACGCCGGAATTCCGGAAGCAGTGATGTTTGATACCGGAAGTATGCAATGGCGGGAGTTCGCACAATATCCACCAAAAAACGCGCAGAAAGTCAGCTTCTATTTGGCGGACGGAACCTTAAAGAATGCTTCTTCCAACAGCGTTTCGGAATATTACAGCGATCCTTCGAATCCTGTTTTGAGTTCCGCCAATCTGAAAGATTTTAATGGTTTCACACCGAGAAATTACATGAGCGAAGATCAAAGATTTGCGGAAGGAAGGCCTGATGTAGTCACGTTTACGACCGATGCTTTAACGGAAGACCTGACTTTTGGCGGAGAGATTTTAGCGAAATTAAACATCGCTTCCACATCCACCGATGCGGATTTTGCCGTAAAGCTGATCGATGTTTATCCGGAAGATTTCGTACCGAAAGAGAAAAAAGACGGCGTGATCTACAGCAATTACCACCAGATGGTGCGCAGCGAAATTATGCCGGCGAGATTCAGAAATTCGCGCGAAAAACCCGAAGCGTTGGTGCCGAATCAAAAAACGGCAGTTACTTTCAGATTGCAGGATGTGATGCACACTTTTAAAAAAGGGCATAAAATCCAGATCCAAATTTCGAGCACGTGGTTTCCGCTTTTCGCTGTGAATCCACAGAAATTTATGGACAATCCGAACTTTGCTACGAAAGAAGATTACACGAAAGCGTTCATAAAAATTTTCGGAGACAGTTCTCTGGAAGTTGATGTTTTGAAATAA
- a CDS encoding alpha-ketoglutarate-dependent dioxygenase AlkB, whose product MELFENIADPTLNLLPQDGTVNYYGQILNGKDARAFYEILLESVAWRNDEAVIFGKKIITKRKVAWYGDETFEYTYSNSTKKALPWTTELLLLKNLTEAKTGEKFNSCLLNLYHDGNEGMAYHSDGEKDLKENGAIASLSFGAERKFSFKHKITKEKVELYLAPGSLLVMKGETQKFWLHRLPPTKKIFTPRINLTFRTIENTADSL is encoded by the coding sequence ATGGAACTATTCGAAAATATTGCAGACCCAACACTCAACTTATTGCCACAGGACGGAACCGTGAATTATTATGGCCAAATCTTAAACGGCAAAGACGCCCGTGCGTTCTACGAAATATTATTAGAAAGCGTCGCGTGGCGAAATGATGAAGCCGTAATCTTCGGCAAAAAGATCATTACAAAACGAAAAGTTGCCTGGTATGGCGACGAAACTTTCGAATACACCTATTCCAATTCCACCAAAAAAGCGCTTCCCTGGACGACAGAACTTTTGTTGCTGAAAAACCTGACCGAAGCAAAAACGGGCGAAAAATTTAATTCCTGTCTTCTGAATCTTTATCACGACGGAAATGAAGGGATGGCCTACCACAGCGACGGCGAAAAAGACCTGAAAGAAAATGGTGCCATCGCGTCCTTAAGTTTTGGCGCGGAAAGAAAGTTTTCTTTTAAACACAAAATCACAAAAGAAAAAGTAGAACTTTATCTGGCCCCCGGAAGTTTGCTCGTCATGAAAGGCGAAACCCAAAAATTTTGGCTTCATCGCCTGCCGCCTACTAAAAAGATTTTCACGCCGCGCATCAATTTAACCTTTCGGACCATCGAAAATACAGCGGATTCTTTATAA
- a CDS encoding BON domain-containing protein: protein MKKTIAMAALALAVSFGSIACKKKVSDAELQTQATTVVTANPNASVEVKDGTAHLSGTFADQASKDNMITSLKAIPGVKDVMDMSTIAAPVVVDTASAVDPMVQQKVQDAVKDFPSVKVEVVNGELTLTGNVSPEQARQIKMSVDAVKAGKVNYNYTVK from the coding sequence ATGAAAAAAACAATTGCAATGGCGGCTTTGGCACTTGCCGTGTCTTTCGGTTCTATCGCTTGTAAAAAGAAAGTTTCTGATGCAGAACTTCAAACACAGGCTACAACGGTTGTAACTGCTAATCCAAATGCTTCTGTCGAAGTAAAAGACGGAACAGCCCATTTGAGCGGTACTTTCGCCGATCAGGCTTCAAAAGATAATATGATTACTTCCTTAAAAGCAATTCCCGGCGTAAAAGATGTTATGGATATGTCGACCATCGCAGCTCCCGTTGTTGTAGATACCGCTTCTGCCGTAGATCCAATGGTTCAGCAAAAAGTTCAGGATGCGGTAAAAGATTTTCCGTCGGTAAAAGTTGAAGTAGTGAATGGTGAATTAACGCTAACCGGAAACGTTTCTCCGGAGCAGGCAAGACAAATTAAAATGTCTGTAGACGCTGTAAAAGCTGGAAAAGTAAATTATAACTACACTGTAAAATAA
- a CDS encoding SH3 domain-containing protein: MSDLQNKYAGVISAAQSAGVSNLQVTEQDGILYVSGNAASTSAKDAVWNALGAIDSTYSASDINVDVQVAGLSSGASLKVATEDSNLNIRQEPSTDAAIVGKAAKGDSVSLVEQTSDDWWKVRTSDGKEGYAYARYLQA, encoded by the coding sequence ATGAGCGACTTACAAAATAAATATGCAGGAGTAATTTCTGCAGCACAATCCGCCGGAGTTTCAAACCTTCAGGTAACCGAGCAGGACGGAATTCTGTATGTTTCAGGAAATGCAGCTTCCACATCAGCCAAAGATGCCGTGTGGAATGCTTTAGGCGCCATCGATTCTACGTATTCTGCCTCCGATATAAACGTAGATGTACAGGTTGCAGGATTGTCTTCCGGTGCGTCCCTAAAAGTGGCCACCGAAGATTCTAACCTCAATATCAGACAGGAACCCTCCACCGACGCTGCTATCGTAGGCAAGGCGGCAAAAGGCGATTCCGTTTCTTTGGTAGAGCAGACTTCCGATGACTGGTGGAAAGTAAGAACTTCCGACGGCAAAGAAGGTTACGCCTATGCAAGATATTTGCAGGCCTAA
- a CDS encoding dicarboxylate/amino acid:cation symporter: protein MKGQNKLFIFIIIALVLGVIMGGVVHLQYPESSEGFANNIKLLGTIFIRLVQMIIAPLVFTTLVVGIAKMSDMKMIGRVGTKAMLWFITASLVSLFIGLIFVNWLEPGHVTQLPIQDASSADELLKTSKGFSLEDFVKHIIPKSLFEAFATNEVLQIVVFSIMFGVALANMGEEYTKPIVRALDICAHAILKMVGYIMWFAPFGVLGAIAAVVATNGFEIFKVYAIYLRDFFFALGVLWLVLCLVGYLILGNRLFELLRRIKEPLLIAFSTTSSEAVFPKLVEELERFGCNNRIVSFILPLGYSFNLDGSMMYMTFASIFIAQIYGIDMTLGQQITMLLVLMLTSKGIAGVPRASLVIIVATCTMFGIPPEGIALILPIDHFCDMGRSMTNVLGNALATSSVSKWEGQLENHGGDM from the coding sequence ATGAAAGGTCAAAACAAACTGTTCATTTTTATCATCATTGCCTTAGTTTTAGGTGTAATCATGGGCGGCGTCGTTCATCTTCAATATCCCGAAAGTTCCGAAGGATTTGCCAATAACATCAAATTGTTAGGCACCATATTCATCCGGTTGGTGCAGATGATTATTGCTCCACTTGTTTTTACCACTCTGGTGGTGGGCATCGCCAAAATGAGCGATATGAAAATGATTGGCAGGGTAGGCACCAAAGCCATGCTTTGGTTTATTACCGCTTCCCTGGTTTCCCTTTTTATCGGGTTAATTTTTGTGAACTGGCTAGAGCCGGGGCACGTTACCCAACTTCCCATTCAGGATGCTTCCTCCGCCGACGAACTTTTAAAAACATCCAAAGGATTTTCCCTCGAAGATTTTGTAAAACATATAATTCCGAAAAGTTTATTTGAAGCCTTCGCCACCAACGAAGTGCTGCAGATCGTGGTTTTCTCCATCATGTTTGGTGTTGCCCTGGCCAATATGGGCGAAGAATACACAAAACCCATCGTACGAGCTTTGGATATTTGTGCCCACGCCATCCTGAAAATGGTAGGCTACATCATGTGGTTCGCACCATTTGGAGTTTTAGGCGCCATTGCAGCCGTTGTAGCCACAAATGGTTTCGAAATCTTCAAAGTATACGCCATTTACCTGCGCGACTTCTTCTTCGCACTGGGCGTTTTGTGGCTCGTTCTCTGTCTGGTTGGTTATTTAATTTTAGGCAACCGTTTGTTTGAATTATTAAGAAGAATTAAAGAACCTTTGCTCATCGCTTTTTCCACAACAAGTTCCGAAGCAGTGTTCCCGAAACTCGTCGAAGAACTGGAAAGATTTGGGTGTAATAACAGAATTGTCTCCTTCATCTTACCCTTAGGATATTCTTTTAATCTGGACGGAAGTATGATGTACATGACTTTCGCCTCAATATTTATCGCTCAGATCTACGGCATCGATATGACGCTGGGCCAACAGATCACCATGCTTTTAGTCTTAATGCTGACCTCTAAAGGAATTGCCGGTGTTCCGCGTGCAAGTTTGGTAATTATTGTCGCAACCTGTACCATGTTTGGCATTCCGCCCGAGGGGATTGCCTTAATTTTGCCGATTGATCATTTTTGCGATATGGGCAGAAGTATGACGAATGTTTTGGGAAATGCCTTAGCAACGTCTTCCGTTTCCAAATGGGAAGGACAGCTCGAAAATCATGGCGGCGACATGTAA
- a CDS encoding chitobiase/beta-hexosaminidase C-terminal domain-containing protein encodes MMKKLLLLLLLPIFQWYSSQITFDTYTYSFGPDPYTAHISGQGTIYYTTDGTDPTVNSSSVMYNLDLSISAVTTVKAMLKNLSGEFSPIFTKKYYFGPFPHKTVYFKKPPTWANVCSFSNSYDPELALDIYSGPQMTPVCEGWYSGNSAFFVGSVTFDNCIYPQIPPVYQHFNIVTEDTVYYDYSEGPITNPPACVLAVSDPTQSIAVLKFFPNPVTDFITIESDINFQTYEIIDLAGKSFGKKFFQVKKSKRPHYQPEFTY; translated from the coding sequence ATGATGAAAAAACTTTTACTATTATTATTGCTCCCGATTTTTCAATGGTACAGCTCCCAGATTACTTTCGACACTTATACGTATTCCTTCGGGCCAGATCCTTATACAGCCCATATTTCCGGCCAGGGCACCATTTATTACACGACCGATGGTACAGATCCAACGGTGAATTCGTCTTCGGTGATGTACAATCTCGACCTGAGCATTTCAGCAGTTACTACAGTTAAAGCGATGCTGAAAAATCTATCCGGCGAATTTTCACCGATTTTTACCAAAAAATATTATTTTGGGCCATTTCCACACAAAACTGTTTATTTTAAAAAACCACCAACGTGGGCCAACGTGTGTTCCTTCAGTAATTCGTACGATCCGGAATTAGCGTTGGATATTTACTCCGGACCGCAAATGACGCCGGTTTGTGAAGGTTGGTACAGCGGAAATTCTGCTTTTTTCGTTGGATCAGTAACTTTTGATAATTGTATATATCCTCAAATTCCTCCTGTTTATCAACATTTTAATATCGTAACAGAAGATACCGTTTATTACGATTATTCCGAAGGTCCTATTACAAATCCCCCTGCCTGCGTACTGGCGGTGAGCGATCCCACCCAGAGCATAGCGGTCCTGAAATTTTTTCCGAATCCTGTAACGGACTTTATTACTATCGAATCCGACATCAATTTTCAAACCTATGAAATCATCGACCTAGCGGGGAAATCATTTGGAAAAAAGTTCTTTCAGGTAAAAAAATCGAAGCGTCCACACTACCAGCCGGAATTTACTTACTAA
- a CDS encoding T9SS type A sorting domain-containing protein, whose amino-acid sequence MEASTLPAGIYLLRLTSSGTVTNFVKFIKK is encoded by the coding sequence ATCGAAGCGTCCACACTACCAGCCGGAATTTACTTACTAAGACTTACTTCTTCAGGTACAGTAACAAATTTTGTAAAATTCATTAAGAAATAA
- a CDS encoding DUF4142 domain-containing protein, whose product MKNSILALLMVGALVSCKKNETTVVSDSTDSLNMAAPVDSTMMTNDSTSVSSDMSSMSDQDKTFANDAAKGGMMEVMMGELAESNGTNAKVKALGKMMKEDHSKANSELKTWAASANYTLPTAMEADQQKMYDDLKAKKGADFDKSYTDMMVTDHKKDIAAFKNQASDGTTADLKAFASKTVPTLEHHLTASQEAQNAVK is encoded by the coding sequence ATGAAAAATTCAATTTTAGCCCTTCTTATGGTAGGTGCACTTGTAAGTTGCAAAAAGAACGAAACCACCGTTGTCTCCGATTCTACCGACAGCTTAAATATGGCTGCACCCGTAGATTCAACCATGATGACGAATGATTCTACTTCAGTCTCCAGTGACATGAGCAGTATGAGCGATCAGGACAAAACATTTGCAAACGACGCCGCAAAAGGTGGGATGATGGAGGTAATGATGGGCGAGCTGGCAGAAAGCAATGGAACAAATGCGAAAGTGAAAGCTTTAGGTAAGATGATGAAAGAAGACCACTCCAAAGCGAACAGCGAATTGAAGACTTGGGCCGCCAGTGCTAATTATACATTACCGACTGCGATGGAAGCAGATCAACAAAAAATGTATGATGATCTGAAAGCGAAAAAAGGTGCCGATTTCGATAAGAGTTATACCGACATGATGGTTACAGATCACAAAAAGGATATCGCAGCTTTTAAAAATCAGGCTTCCGACGGAACAACTGCAGACTTGAAAGCCTTTGCAAGCAAAACGGTGCCGACATTAGAGCACCATTTAACCGCGTCTCAGGAAGCGCAGAATGCAGTAAAATAA
- a CDS encoding Mrp/NBP35 family ATP-binding protein — protein MLTKEKVQAFLKEIEVDDLVHNFQVMGNDVYIDMTAHSPAMHEKKKLEAAMKQAFASEFGEEIVLKLKIASPEPSVVQQSQIKGKQIKGIQNIIAVASGKGGVGKSTVAANLAVTLANMGFKVGILDADIYGPSIPTMFDTVGVKPVSVEVEGKSLMKPVENYGVKMLSIGYFSGANQAVVWRGPMASKALNQMIRDAAWGELDFLLVDLPPGTGDIHLSIIQEVPVTGAVIVSTPQHIALADVRKGIAMFQMESINIPVLGLIENMSYFTPEELPDNKYYIFGNQGAQYLAEDLGIPVLGEIPLIQSIREAGDVGRPAVLQEGSQIEAIYIKTAQNMIESLVERNKLLPPTEAVKITTMAGCSTKK, from the coding sequence ATGTTGACGAAAGAAAAAGTTCAGGCCTTTTTAAAAGAAATAGAAGTAGACGATTTGGTACACAATTTCCAGGTGATGGGAAATGATGTTTATATCGATATGACCGCGCATTCGCCCGCGATGCACGAAAAGAAAAAGCTCGAAGCTGCCATGAAACAGGCTTTTGCCTCTGAATTTGGTGAAGAAATCGTGCTGAAATTGAAGATCGCTTCGCCGGAACCTTCAGTCGTTCAGCAAAGCCAGATCAAAGGAAAACAGATTAAGGGAATCCAAAATATTATTGCCGTTGCGTCTGGAAAAGGCGGTGTGGGCAAATCGACCGTGGCAGCAAATCTTGCAGTAACTTTGGCCAATATGGGTTTCAAAGTGGGTATTTTAGATGCCGATATTTATGGACCGTCAATTCCGACGATGTTTGATACTGTTGGTGTAAAACCGGTTTCTGTAGAAGTAGAGGGCAAAAGTTTAATGAAACCTGTGGAAAATTACGGCGTGAAAATGCTGTCCATCGGCTATTTCTCCGGAGCCAACCAGGCAGTGGTATGGCGCGGACCTATGGCCAGTAAAGCTTTAAATCAAATGATTCGCGATGCTGCGTGGGGCGAGCTGGATTTTCTTCTGGTCGATTTACCACCGGGTACGGGTGACATTCATTTGTCCATCATTCAGGAAGTTCCGGTTACCGGAGCGGTCATCGTCAGCACACCGCAGCACATTGCGCTCGCCGATGTCCGAAAGGGAATTGCAATGTTCCAGATGGAAAGTATCAATATTCCGGTATTGGGTTTAATTGAAAATATGTCGTACTTTACTCCGGAAGAATTGCCGGATAATAAATACTACATTTTCGGAAATCAGGGCGCGCAATATTTGGCAGAAGATTTAGGAATTCCTGTGTTGGGCGAAATTCCCCTCATCCAAAGCATCAGAGAGGCGGGTGATGTTGGCCGGCCGGCAGTTTTGCAGGAAGGTTCGCAAATTGAAGCCATTTATATTAAAACCGCACAGAATATGATCGAAAGTTTGGTAGAAAGAAACAAATTGCTTCCGCCCACCGAAGCCGTAAAAATAACGACGATGGCGGGTTGCTCTACAAAGAAATAG
- a CDS encoding NifU family protein, producing MKTEIKHEETVTRVLYALESIRPFLNKDGGDIELVDVKDQIVYVKLQGNCNGCPMSFSTMKLGVENTIKQHAPEILEVMEVD from the coding sequence ATGAAAACAGAAATAAAACACGAAGAAACCGTTACCAGAGTTCTTTATGCGCTGGAGAGTATTCGTCCCTTTCTTAACAAGGATGGCGGGGATATCGAATTGGTCGATGTAAAAGACCAAATTGTATACGTAAAGTTGCAAGGTAACTGCAACGGCTGCCCCATGAGTTTTTCTACGATGAAATTAGGCGTGGAAAATACCATAAAACAACACGCTCCCGAAATTCTCGAAGTAATGGAGGTCGATTAA
- a CDS encoding BadF/BadG/BcrA/BcrD ATPase family protein, whose protein sequence is MIAIVDGGSTKCDWVILENSGKIHLKTTTLGFNPNIINPDFILQEIDKNPELFFLKNHIEQVFFYGSGCGTPDNALKVKNEFKQTFPHAAVSIKEDMTAAAYAAYNGKPAIVCILGTGSNSCFFDGDKIRIDLPSLGFLIGDEGSGSALGKHLLRRFFMKKLPQDLENDFRATYNLTIEEAIRRMYHNPRANAYLGEFNKFIAERKKHPYFQNMVFDELKNFLDYQVLPYPEAGETEINFIGYIAFIYEDILRSAAAELNLKIGKVVQKPIESLVDYHKKYILNLN, encoded by the coding sequence ATGATTGCCATTGTCGACGGCGGCTCCACAAAATGTGATTGGGTGATACTGGAAAACTCCGGGAAAATTCATTTGAAAACCACCACTCTGGGCTTCAATCCAAATATCATCAACCCCGATTTTATTTTGCAGGAAATCGATAAAAATCCGGAACTTTTTTTCCTGAAAAATCACATCGAACAGGTGTTTTTTTACGGTTCAGGCTGCGGCACTCCCGATAATGCGCTAAAAGTGAAAAACGAATTTAAACAAACCTTTCCACACGCCGCTGTTTCCATCAAAGAAGATATGACCGCTGCGGCTTATGCGGCATATAACGGCAAACCCGCCATCGTCTGCATCCTCGGAACGGGCTCCAATTCCTGTTTTTTCGACGGCGATAAAATACGCATTGATTTGCCTTCGCTGGGTTTTCTAATCGGCGACGAAGGCAGTGGCAGCGCTTTGGGTAAGCATCTTTTGCGACGGTTTTTTATGAAAAAACTTCCGCAGGATTTAGAAAATGATTTCCGCGCCACTTATAACCTTACCATCGAAGAAGCGATTCGAAGAATGTATCATAATCCGCGGGCAAATGCCTATTTAGGCGAGTTTAATAAATTTATAGCGGAGCGCAAAAAACATCCGTACTTTCAGAATATGGTGTTCGACGAATTAAAGAATTTCCTAGATTATCAGGTGCTTCCTTATCCGGAAGCCGGTGAAACCGAAATTAATTTTATCGGGTACATCGCTTTTATTTACGAAGATATTCTGCGGTCTGCCGCAGCGGAACTCAACCTAAAAATTGGAAAAGTTGTGCAGAAACCTATTGAAAGTCTTGTAGATTATCACAAAAAATATATTTTGAATTTAAATTAA
- the ruvA gene encoding Holliday junction branch migration protein RuvA, whose translation MIYSLKGIVQELNPTSVIVDVNGVGYFVGISLQTSEKLSPGTPTFLNIQQIIREDAHLLFGFNTILEKEMFNLLISVNGVGPVSAIIMLSSVSLEEIASAILSNNSLMLQKVKGIGTKTAERIIVDLRDKVQKFKNSAENISTFANNKIKEESLSALEVLGIPKKMSEKIADRILKQNPEFSVEELVKQILKNI comes from the coding sequence ATGATTTATTCTCTGAAAGGTATTGTGCAGGAACTCAACCCGACTTCTGTGATTGTCGACGTGAACGGCGTGGGCTATTTTGTGGGCATCAGTTTGCAGACATCGGAGAAATTATCGCCGGGTACACCAACCTTTCTCAATATACAGCAAATCATCCGCGAAGACGCGCATTTGCTTTTTGGTTTTAACACAATTTTAGAAAAAGAAATGTTTAATCTGTTAATAAGTGTTAACGGCGTTGGACCCGTGTCTGCCATTATTATGCTCTCCTCTGTGAGCCTAGAAGAGATCGCTTCTGCAATCCTTTCCAACAACAGTTTAATGCTTCAGAAGGTGAAGGGAATAGGCACCAAAACAGCCGAAAGGATCATCGTTGATCTGCGGGATAAAGTCCAAAAATTCAAGAATTCGGCAGAAAATATTTCTACATTTGCAAATAATAAAATAAAAGAAGAGTCGTTATCTGCTTTAGAAGTTTTGGGCATTCCAAAAAAGATGAGCGAGAAGATTGCAGACCGAATTTTAAAACAAAATCCGGAATTTTCTGTCGAAGAGTTAGTGAAGCAAATCTTAAAAAACATTTAA